In the Entelurus aequoreus isolate RoL-2023_Sb linkage group LG21, RoL_Eaeq_v1.1, whole genome shotgun sequence genome, tgtgtgcaatctataaaatagcatgcACTGTTAGTGGGCATATTGCGTGTTATTTACAAAGACTGTGTGggcaattgtaaagtggtgcagaccgccttatttaaatgaggattttgcgtgtactatacaggGCATCACCACAGAGGCACTCTCATTTACTGCATATTTGTGATATCATTgactatttatttatgagaactttatttatggtgtatatgtttatatgtgtaatatgtatttatgtagtttatatttttttactaacatattatatattcatttatttatttactcatttatttattcattcactgtTGTGTTTCAAATAGAGAACAAGCAAATGGAATAAAACTGCTATAAtatgaaaaagggtaggattaaataagctctgcttcttcccactcaTTTTCAGACATGCCGTGATGAAACAAATGGACATGTGAGatgtattacattgtaattgtattgtatgcatgttggaaataaactgaaaccaaccaatcatcccTGCAAAGCGACTAAGCCAGAGTAGGGAAATCTTGAGATTTAGTCATTCAAACCAAAAGGTGGCGCCAAATGACCTCACTCCACGCGAGTCTGAGCATTTTTTCCTGTCACTGACACACTACATTTTTTGTTCATTGCAGTATTCTAGTTAATAGCGTGCCGATAATGAAAACATGGttttaaaatgaatatatgaGTAACAACATGTATAATATACGAAAAACATGTGCAGTACCTTATTACGCATGCAACaagttgtttttgtatttaaaaaagttgacatatatatatatatatatatatatatatatatatatatatatatatatatatatatatatatatatatatatatatatatatatatatatatatatatatatatatatatatatacatacatacatgcatacatatatatatatatatatatatatatatatatatatatatatatatatatatatatatatagaatgtatatagaATATATCAAACTGTAtattgcagtgattctcaaactgtggtaggcTCTATCTAATGGTATGCCACATAATCACTTAAATAAGTATTAAAACTTATGGTTACGGTTCAAACTGCATATAATATGACAGtggcaaaaaataataaatatacttgttaaacaaaacctctgccttgttttaaatgaatatttaggcctagtaTGCTACTGTGCATTAATTGAAGTGAACTAtttgtatatagcgcttttctctagtgactcaaagcacttttacatagtgaaacccaatatctaagttacatttaaaccagtgtgggtggcactgggagcaggtgggtaaagtgtcgtgcccaaggacacagcggcagtgactcggatggcggaagcggggatcgaacctgaaccctcaagttgctggcacggccactctgccaaccgagctataccgccccataatgttggtcattattgtggtacttggagagccaagttttttctgaggtggcacttggtgaaaaaagtttgagaaccagtgTCACTGGTGTATTGCATTATAATATAAGATAAACAAGtcaggattattttttttttttacctcaaccAAATTAAAATGACCCAAATGTGTATAACTGCACACAAAAATCTAGCCTTTTATTACAGTATCAAACTTAGGAAAAAATCCTTCTTAAGGCTAATGCAGTATATATCTTTATGTGTGATAATTAAAATGTACTGTATCTTACTATATTCATACAACAGTGAAGTATAAGTCACAGCATAACTCTATggctattttttttcttaaatggcACATACACAGTACAATCTGCCCACAAGTCTCTGGCTGGTTTACACTATCGTAAACAAAACAATATAATGAACGTGTAGGCTTTCACTGCACGAGAAGGTCAAACTATTGCACACATAAAGCATGAAAAGCAGAGAGGGTTGGGTCAGTGGTGGCCCAAAAGGTGATTCCTACCCTGGGgcttttaaaattatatatatatgcattggaGGATGTGTAACATGCATTATGCAAGCAAACAGTCGTTAAAATATGCAAAGTAAGTGTTTAAGGCTACTGCAAGGCCTTATAAAATCTATTTTAATGCTGAGGTGCAGCAATTAGGCTTCACGTTGTCAAAACAATTAGTCAAACTTTCAAGAGAGATATCAAACATCCCAGATGATCAAAAGGCCTAttagatcatttaaaattaaatgCATTTCGACCTGTAGAGACAGTTGCTGTGACAGTAGCGTAAGAGGCCTGAATGGCGGTTTAAACCAGGAATGTGAGCTGTTATGAAATATTCACAAAGAGCAGCCAAAAGATGGATGTCTCTCCCCGTGTCCTACTCCTCTGGTGGTGGCGTGGTTGGCAGGTGATTGATGGAGAGCTTACAGCTGGCAAGAATTTTAAACTTGACCCCTCGGGGACATCAGGAAGGGAGGGAGGCAACGGGATGGAAGAGTGAGCAGGTAAGTGGGGTAGGGGGTGGGTATGTATAGATAAGACTCAAGTACAACAGTGTTCTATTCCTCTTTGTTATGTTgactataaacaaaacaaaaataagcaGCAACAGCAGCACGCTAAAAGCAAATTAAAGATCACAAAAGTGATTGGAAAATGTATTACTGCTCTGAACCTTATTTATATCCATAATATAACTCCTTTCACGACATAATGGCACGATCAAGTGCACCGCCTCACCAGACTGAAGTGAAAACCGCTGCTGCCCTCTTGAGGTGTGTGAAGTAACTGCACTGAAAAATGCCCTCGGAAAATAAATACCAATGAGttcaaaaaataaatcacattattGACCaagggtgttcaaactttttcccactgaaaaattaaagcatgtaccccgccttccgcccgaatgcagctgagataggctccagcaccccctacgACCCCAAATggcacaagaggtagaaaatggatggatggatggatggatggatggatggatgcagaagccatttttttatttttcatttttaaaaccattagggctcccctcaatgtTGATGAATGTGAAAGGtcctggggatccaaaagggtctcaATCATTAAAGCGTGTAAAATAAGTAATTtagcaatatatttttttttactttcaacacccaCATATCTAGAGATCAGCTTCAGATTTATCTAGtgccatttgtttttgttttatgccctattTTTCAGAGAAAACCATTGTTTTATGGCAAAGCACTCaatactcccctcacctcccagggggtgatcaagggtgatgggtcaaatgcagagaataatttcgccacacctagtgcgtgtgtgactatcattggcactttaacttttttaactaatatgcaatattttccccaaaacatttttcaaaatgggatatttgatgtgaagtaattgaattcttaaataggtaaataattcataacaacaatgcttttgatgtattgttatttttgaacaaagacagtttaaaaaaaaatcagactcaGAGATCCAAGAGGCCCgactcataaaagtattaaaaaataatttatattaatatatatatattattttttactttcaacacttaaatctatagatcaacttcagatctatccgtcaattgtaagtttttattattttctgagcaatgacagttgaaaaaaaactaacaaaaaaaatgcatttatggACCTCTGTGTaattagtgtcaatattgcaacaatATACATTACACCTGTTCActcttttattccattttttaaatgtttttggtgAAATAGTATTTCTAAAAGGggccttgttttttaatgttcttcCGCCATTACAGTATGCAGGGTTGTTGATTGTTgtggagacttttattagtagattgcacagtacagtacatattccatacaattgaccgctaaattgtaacacccgaataagtttttcagggtccacgttaatcaattcatggtaaaaatacGTGCGCCGCCCAGGAATCGAACCCGGGTCGCAAGAATGGGAATCTTGCATGATACCACTACACCAGCGGCGCCAGCAGTAACTTGTTAAAATTTTAATTATATTGTTCTGTATTttgctttgtattttatttacgtacatccattcatccattttctaccgcttgtccttttcagggTCGCGTGGGATGCTGTTTTCCCAATTTTCCCAAACTTTGAAATTCAAATGTTGACAGTAATGATTTGACCCCACACCTTAGCACTCCCGCCTcctcttctctttcttctccattAAATCGTATCTAGCATAAACCAACTGTGTAGGATTCAAGTATTCCCATTTGGTTTATTTCTTAGTTTTTGCTGCATTCTTTAAATCACATGTTAGAACAAAGAAGTTCCATGTGATGGTGGGGGAAGGACTGCTGACTGGAGGCCCGCCCAGACAGATACTCAACTCTCCTCTCTTAGGTCCGTAGTCATGCAATAGGTGCGAGCTCAGCCAGTCTTCCAGTTAGTCAGGTAGCATTGTTGTCAGCAAACATTGAAAATGTCCGGTAGAGGCAAAGGAGGTAAAGGCCTAAGGAAGGGAGGCGCCAAGAGGCATCGCAAAGTTCTGCTTGATAATATCCAGGGCATCACCAAGCCCGCTATCCGCCGCTTTGCTCGTCGTGGTGGGGTAAAGCGTAACTCCGGACTGATCTATGAGAAAACTTGTGGAGTGTTGAAGGTGTTCTTGGAGAATGTCATCCGTGATGCTGTCACCTACACTGAGCACGCCAAGAGGAAGACGGTGACTGCCATGAATGTTGTGTATGCCCTCAAGAGACAAGGTTGTACTCTGTACGGCTTTGGAGGCTGAACTCGATACTAAACTTTTCAATCAACGGTACATTTATGGGTCACGCACTATGTCCGCTGAGAGCCTATTGTCCAACTAATATAAATGTGTTTCTATTTAATGCTTATTCATTTGAACGAGTGGCCTAAGTATATAACTACTTAGAGCACAGGTgtgaaactcaaggcccgggggccagatttggcccgccacatcattcattgtatgtggcccgcgaaagcctgggaaaAATGTGTGCTGATTAATACTTAATTTTCTTTActaaatgcaaataattatttgattttgacaggaaaaatgtgTATCTTCTAAACGTTATCTAAGCAcaccaaatattacattatttttatatatagtgtattacaaaaatgttagtcaagaTAACATTAGTTTGTACATGAACAAATCTAATAATCGAGTGTAATATTATGAGGTGATTACTAGTACACATTTATATCAATACTgtcaaatgatatatatatatacatttttaaatcagatcaatttgaattttgattaatcacacgtTATTGCCCGCATGCATAATTTTAATCCATTTTAAAAAGGTgaccctctgaaggcagccattaccGCGATGTGgcgctcaatgaaaacaagtttgacacccctgatttagagcgtATTTACTGGTTCATCTCAAATAGTTTAATACAAATTACCCACTGTGTTTGAATTTTCCAAATAATGTGATTTTGATTTATTCCAGATATACTTAAAAAATTACAGAGAAACATCATGTTAATTCGGCATGTCAGAAGGTGTTTAGGAAGAAATGAAATGCATAATCCATCCTACCCCTTCGACTCCTGTCTGTTACAGAAGATTCATGTACACCATAATGTCACATTAATTGTTTGACAACGGTCACTAATTTAATCTTAGTTCAATGGATAATGACTACTACTCAGCAAATAAacctccacccatccattttctaccgcttgtccctttttggggtcgctggagcctatctcagctgcattcaggcggaaggcggggtacaccctggacaagtcgccacctcatcacagggccaacacagatagacagacaacattcacactcacattcacactcgggccaatttagtgttgccaatcaacctatccccaggtgcatgtctttggaggtgggaggaagccggagtacccggaggaacccacgcagtcacggggagaacatgcaaactccacactcaggaccttcgtattgtgaggcagatgcactaacccctgtctcaCCGTGCTGCATAAGCAAATACACcttatttataaaatatattaaatatttgaAATTAAATGTTAAGATCTGACCTGGTTAATTCTTGAAAGCttctgtttcaatcaatcaatcaatgtttatttatatagccctaaatcacaagtgtctcaaagggctgtacaagccacaacgacatcctcggtacagagcccacatacgggcaaggaaaactcaccccagtgggacgtcaatgtgaatgactattagaaaccttggagaggaccgcatatgtgggtaaccccccctctaggggagaccgaaagcaatggatgtcgagtgggtctgacataatattgtgaaagtccaacacatcagcgaaagtccagtccatagtggggccagcaggaaccatcccgagtggagacgagtcagcagcgtagagatgtccccatccgatggacaggctagcggtccaccccgggttgggagcagagtagaaaagaaaagaaaagaaacggcagatcaactggtctaaaaagggagtctatttaaaggctagagtatacaaatgagttttaagatgagacttaaatgcttctactgaggtagcatctctaacttttaccgggagggcattccatagtattggagcccgaatagaaaacgctctaaagcccgcagactttttttgggctctgggaatcactaataagccggagttctttgaacgcagatttcttgccgggacatatggtacaatacaatcggcaagataggcaggagcttgaccgtgtagtattttatacgtaaatagtaaaaccttaaagtcgcatcttaggtgcacaggaagccagtgcaagtgagccagtataggcgtaatatgatcaaactttcttgtttttgtcaaaagtctagcagctgcattttgtaccatctgtaatcttttaatgctagacatagggaggcccgaaaataaaacgttacagtaatcgagacgagatgtaacgaacgcatggataatgatctcagcatcgcttgtggacaaaatggaacgaattttagcgatattacggagatgaaagaaggccgttttagtaacactcttaatgtgtgactcaaacgagagagttgtgttGGTATATGTTAATGTGCCTGTTTTGAAGGTCAGCGTGTATTGGAccttatactgtatgtgttcaTCCTAAAGTGGGTGGGTGAAAATAAATTTCGATTTTATTTACAGGGCACACCCTGTAAGGTAACTCCCTATTTTAATCTATTTACAGAATATAAATACACTGGGATTGTATGGTGAAACCCGTAGGTTGTTTGGTGGCTGAAATCGGTGTACCAACTTCTGAGAGAACTGGAGCCTATATGACATTTTGAATCAATGTCAGTTGACGCTTTATTGTCTTTTAACTTACGTAATTAAAGGAACTGAAAATGATTGAAAAAGCTACCCTATGTAAGTATATATCTTTATGTACATGACATAAAGCTCAATTTTAAGGCTTTTTAATTGCGTTACATTATCAAATCTAGCAGCCAAGCCACATTGCTCTAACCGGTATCACGTGACTGCAAATGTCGCAGTCCCGCACATTTTTGTTAGACCGCCTCCCAGTGCGAAATAATTTCAGCCAATCAACGAACGGCGTTGCCACAGAGTGCTTTGCATAACCCGCCTACAAGAACACAACTGCCGCTCGACGTCACATTATCTGTTTAGCTTGTAAAATGCCTGATCCAGCGAAGTCTGCGCCTAAGAAGGGCTCCAAAAAAGCCGTCACCAAGGCGGCCGGCAAGGGAAAAGGAAAGAGGAGAAAGACAAGGAAGGAGAGCTATGCTATCTACGTCTACAAAGTGCTGAAGCAGGTCCACCCTGACACCGGCATCTCGTCCAAGGCCATGAGCATCATGAACTCGTTCGTCAACGACATCTTCGAGCGCATCGCTTCTGAGGCGTCTCGTCTGGTTCACTACAACAAGAGATCCACCATCTCCTCCAGAGAGATTCAGACTGCGGTGCGTCTCCTGCTGCCCGGTGAGCTGGCTAAGCATGCTGTGTCAGAGGGCACTAAAGCTGTCACCAAGTACACCAGCTCCAAGTAAAGTGCTCTAACAATGTTAGCACTCAACGGCTCTTTTAAGAGCCACTCACTCCTTCAAAAGAGAAAGTTGCAGAAAAACGTTTATTTGCTTCATCGACATTATATCATCAAGCAGCCTTAAATTTATATATACCAGCAATGCCAATGACTTGTTgagaataaatatatatttgcaatAAGGTGTTGCTGATCTGACACATAAAGCAACAATGTCTAATAATGTTCCTGGTAATAAACTGAACACTAAAAGGGTAGCTGCTCTTTGGAAGTCATCCTTGTTGGTGCTGAAGTGCATTGAatgcatgtatttattttcaaCTATGTAATATCTCCAAATAGTTTACAATAAGAGTAGACATAAAtttgctgttttgtaatatgcaaCAACTCCTCTTAACTGCCAGTCATTTTCTTGCTTGGGCATTGAAAAGTAGTTCACACCAATTGCGTTTAGTTTTGACAATATTTAAATGATTATTTCATGCCATTCCTATTCATAATAAACATCTCAATTAACtgcagcagtgattctcaaaatgTGGTATGTGGGCTCTATTTAGTGGGGCGCCAAATAATtactttaagtacagtgtttcatTTTCCTATATGCAAACTCGGTATCACTGTTGAAACTGTGGGTAGGGTTAAAGTGGCCAAAATATCAGGgtccgtatttatcaagcttcttagaattacccctaagaagtctgctaagagttgacttaagagtaaataaattattcgctgaaagctgcacttaaaagtagggatgatgtttgataaggaattatcgagttcgagcctattatcgtatcctcttatcgaaccgattccttatcgattctcttatcgagtccagataagttgttgtatacggaaaaaaacacacaatatttggtttaacaaaagctcacttgtattatataatacaaaaataaaatctaataaataaataaatattgactgttacccacctaaaaaaataaaataaaataaatattgactgttgttacccaaagtatattaagtgggatttttcagagaaacaaatatatacagtaacacaaaaacaacctgtctctgtgatcactataggtgtataaataataatatagtgttaaataaaatcagtcccttgggcacaaaactgaaaataatacagctctccaaaaagtgcacttctgctgctatttgacataactgtttgttattatgctttgacatttttgcactttatttctttattgaaagaaaattctatgaagagaaaagttctttgcaaatgtggttacaatgctaaaaaatgaaaagttaaagctaaaaaaagaaatacacttcattgagttaacattatttctttataggaggaaaaaatgttatgagctagagaatataacaactacactacacaGCAcacaacgggagttacgagcatgcgcggtagccctgaaaagtgttgcatgttgccacgctgtgataGTAAAcgccaagaactcagccaacacgcctcgtctgcattatttataattagacagacaacacatctacagtgtgattttgttttgtttacaaggaaagaaaaacaaaagttaaaaaagggagatatgttgtatatacatgtatgtgctgcggttgttttaagaacgttgcgacagctgccgtaaaggaggtgcgttgctagcctggttgctatgtttccggttggtcgtaaaagtgttcgtcatgtgttttaccctgctaaaatctctcagtaaagttattcgatggattatagcttttgttttgaactttattacaccttggagcgctttttcccgcccattgttttcctgctttcactatctgcgcctaatgactgagctacgtgacgtcatttcttgtgatgtcccacggagcatttctggtcgggacgggattcaaataaagaatcaactcttttcctttactatagtggtctcgataacgggtaccggttctcaaaaagggattcgagtccgaggactcggttcttttcttatcaaacaaccgggaaaatcggtttcgagtatcatccctactcaggctcgtcacttcctgtcaatgagaaaggacgcaaagaaaaaagctccgcttctgctaccggagtttttgttaagtctgaagattttgaccactgatttgaccactgatttgcgatcacagccacaggagagtcacctggcatcttcgatctgattttggtcggttgagaggcactgatacgctgaaataaggcgagtggaagagccgttagccgcaagccaaaggcgcctcccgcagttcaaagcggttgcctagcaaccaaaagttacggcgagtttacagctgttttaaagtgatcccgacgtc is a window encoding:
- the LOC133638931 gene encoding histone H4-like, which encodes MSGRGKGGKGLRKGGAKRHRKVLLDNIQGITKPAIRRFARRGGVKRNSGLIYEKTCGVLKVFLENVIRDAVTYTEHAKRKTVTAMNVVYALKRQGCTLYGFGG
- the LOC133638932 gene encoding histone H2B 1/2-like, producing the protein MPDPAKSAPKKGSKKAVTKAAGKGKGKRRKTRKESYAIYVYKVLKQVHPDTGISSKAMSIMNSFVNDIFERIASEASRLVHYNKRSTISSREIQTAVRLLLPGELAKHAVSEGTKAVTKYTSSK